One genomic segment of Chitinophaga sancti includes these proteins:
- a CDS encoding 5-methylcytosine restriction system specificity protein McrC, which translates to MANKNIIRVAEYEKLYYDNDKPFKKKHWEALCLYHARNEIEHFQIIDRGIRFINYVGGLQAGELTIEILPKTDRHLTTAANCNIQHLENDDANARANWHEVLLSMLKECRFLQVHHSDKANLNLRSNSILDIYIQLFLEQTEKILHEGLTKQYRKEEGNRLAMKGQLLFSKNISQNLVHQERFYVRHTVYNVQNKYNQLLYMTLLLISKLCNDSLIIDKAHRLLLHFPEMATSKVTEQTFSSLAFDRKTERYKEALLISKLLLLNYRPGINGGSEQVIAILFDMNMLWEEFIYHRIQKAAAGYAHMRVYRQSKKDFWYHNEYRSYKKVKPDIVVEMGEEIYILDTKWKVVDGDMPGDDDLKQLFVYNLLWNARQSFLVYPGSFNKVEGSYVHFPLSAGEKRQGDDFYSHCGLVFVNPVAEGGGLSGRIGEELLGVLKE; encoded by the coding sequence ATGGCAAATAAGAACATCATCCGGGTTGCAGAATATGAAAAACTGTATTATGATAATGACAAGCCTTTCAAGAAGAAACATTGGGAGGCATTATGTTTATATCATGCCAGAAATGAAATCGAACATTTCCAAATTATTGATCGGGGAATTAGGTTTATCAACTATGTAGGTGGTTTACAAGCAGGCGAACTTACTATCGAAATATTGCCTAAAACCGATAGGCATTTGACAACTGCTGCAAATTGTAATATACAGCACCTCGAAAACGATGATGCCAACGCTAGGGCTAACTGGCATGAGGTGTTATTGTCTATGTTAAAGGAATGTAGATTCTTGCAGGTACATCATTCAGATAAAGCCAATTTAAACTTACGGTCTAATTCCATACTGGATATTTATATTCAGCTATTTTTGGAACAGACGGAAAAGATTCTACATGAAGGACTTACAAAGCAATATCGCAAAGAAGAAGGGAATAGACTGGCGATGAAAGGGCAGTTATTATTTTCCAAAAACATTAGCCAAAATTTAGTCCATCAAGAGCGTTTCTATGTAAGGCATACGGTATATAATGTGCAGAATAAGTACAACCAGCTGCTTTATATGACATTACTATTAATATCCAAATTATGTAATGATTCATTAATAATAGATAAGGCACACCGGTTATTGCTTCATTTTCCTGAAATGGCAACTTCTAAAGTAACTGAACAAACCTTTTCCAGCTTGGCTTTTGATCGTAAGACGGAAAGGTATAAGGAAGCATTGCTTATCAGTAAGCTATTACTGTTAAACTACCGGCCAGGGATTAATGGAGGAAGCGAACAGGTGATCGCGATTTTGTTTGATATGAATATGCTTTGGGAAGAGTTTATATATCATAGGATACAGAAAGCGGCGGCCGGTTATGCACATATGAGAGTGTATAGGCAGAGTAAGAAGGATTTCTGGTATCATAATGAATATAGGTCTTATAAGAAGGTTAAACCTGATATTGTGGTGGAGATGGGTGAGGAGATTTATATTTTGGATACGAAGTGGAAGGTAGTGGATGGTGATATGCCAGGGGATGATGATTTGAAGCAATTGTTTGTGTATAATTTACTTTGGAATGCCAGGCAGTCATTTTTAGTGTATCCAGGGAGTTTTAATAAGGTGGAGGGATCATATGTGCATTTTCCATTATCGGCTGGGGAGAAGAGGCAGGGAGATGATTTTTATAGTCATTGCGGGCTGGTGTTTGTGAATCCGGTGGCGGAGGGGGGTGGGTTGTCAGGGAGGATTGGGGAGGAGTTGTTGGGGGTGTTAAAAGAATAA